A single Paenibacillus sp. FSL R5-0517 DNA region contains:
- the cysT gene encoding sulfate ABC transporter permease subunit CysT encodes MSKVMLARRRTLPGFGLTMGYSVLYLSLVVLIPLAALLFNSTGLTWATMIEVATNPRVLASFQVSFLTAGAAALIDLVLGLLLAWVLVRYEFPGKRLFDAVIDLPFALPTAVAGVALTAIYAGNGWIGQFVEPLGIKLAYSQAGITLALMFIGIPFVVRTVQPVLEELEAEVEEAAATLGAGRWRIFRTILLPDLIPPLLTGFALAFARGIGEYGSVVFISGNMPMKTEIAPLLIMAKLEQFDYAGATAVALLLLLVSFILLLIINSLQRWSRKAGKA; translated from the coding sequence ATGAGCAAGGTGATGTTGGCGAGGAGACGCACATTGCCGGGATTCGGATTAACGATGGGTTACAGTGTGCTCTACCTGAGCCTGGTTGTACTTATTCCACTGGCAGCGCTGTTGTTTAACTCAACAGGGCTGACATGGGCAACCATGATTGAGGTTGCGACCAATCCCAGGGTGCTGGCTTCCTTCCAGGTCAGCTTTCTGACCGCAGGTGCAGCGGCCCTGATCGATCTCGTGCTGGGGCTACTCCTGGCATGGGTGCTTGTTCGGTATGAATTCCCGGGCAAACGGCTATTCGATGCGGTTATTGATCTGCCTTTTGCCTTGCCAACGGCGGTAGCGGGGGTAGCCCTCACGGCGATCTATGCCGGCAATGGCTGGATTGGACAGTTTGTAGAGCCTTTGGGTATTAAGCTCGCATACTCCCAGGCTGGGATTACGCTGGCGCTGATGTTTATTGGCATTCCGTTCGTGGTTCGTACGGTGCAACCGGTATTGGAGGAGCTGGAGGCGGAGGTGGAAGAAGCGGCTGCCACACTGGGCGCAGGAAGATGGCGGATATTCCGTACGATTCTGCTGCCGGATCTGATCCCCCCGTTGTTAACGGGGTTTGCTCTGGCCTTTGCCCGGGGCATTGGTGAATACGGCTCCGTTGTATTTATTTCAGGTAATATGCCAATGAAAACAGAGATTGCGCCCTTGCTGATCATGGCCAAGCTGGAGCAGTTCGATTATGCAGGCGCTACAGCGGTAGCTTTGCTGCTGCTTCTGGTTTCTTTCATCCTGTTGTTGATCATTAATTCCTTGCAACGTTGGAGTCGGAAGGCGGGCAAGGCATGA
- the cysW gene encoding sulfate ABC transporter permease subunit CysW: MAGSVPLSPVPPVKTGRGTNRATTEAPWVKWLLIGLASLVLLWLLILPLVIVLMEALKQGWGVYIAALTEPDAMSALKLTLLVAAITVPLNTIFGVAAAWVITKFQFKGKGLMITLIDLPFSISPVVGGLIFVLVFGSNGWFGPWLSEHDIKIIFALPGIVIATLFITFPFVARELIPLMEDQGTREEEAAVTLGASGWRIFWSVTLPNIKWGLLYGIILCNARAMGEFGAVSVVSGHIRGETNTLPLHVEILYNEYQFSASFAVASLLLILALATLLLKSWLGHKAVSEK; encoded by the coding sequence ATGGCGGGTTCCGTTCCACTGAGTCCTGTTCCACCCGTTAAGACTGGCCGTGGAACGAACCGTGCAACAACGGAAGCTCCATGGGTCAAATGGTTATTGATCGGACTTGCAAGTCTGGTGTTATTGTGGCTGCTTATTCTGCCGCTGGTGATCGTGCTCATGGAGGCCCTGAAACAGGGTTGGGGTGTATACATTGCAGCTCTTACCGAGCCGGATGCCATGTCTGCACTGAAACTCACGTTATTGGTTGCAGCGATTACGGTGCCGCTGAATACGATATTTGGTGTGGCCGCTGCATGGGTCATTACCAAGTTCCAGTTCAAAGGCAAGGGACTTATGATCACCCTGATTGATCTTCCCTTTTCGATCTCACCTGTGGTGGGCGGCTTGATCTTTGTATTGGTCTTTGGTTCGAATGGGTGGTTTGGGCCGTGGCTGTCCGAACATGATATCAAAATCATTTTTGCGCTGCCAGGCATCGTCATTGCAACGCTGTTTATTACGTTTCCCTTTGTAGCGAGGGAGTTAATTCCACTCATGGAGGACCAGGGAACCCGGGAAGAGGAAGCAGCGGTTACGCTGGGTGCTTCCGGGTGGCGAATCTTCTGGAGTGTAACCTTGCCCAACATCAAATGGGGGCTGCTGTACGGTATTATTCTGTGTAATGCCCGTGCCATGGGCGAGTTCGGAGCGGTATCTGTGGTGTCCGGACATATCCGCGGAGAGACCAATACGCTGCCGCTGCATGTGGAGATTTTGTATAACGAATATCAATTCTCAGCTTCGTTTGCCGTAGCGTCACTGCTCCTGATTCTGGCTCTCGCCACGTTGTTACTCAAGAGCTGGCTTGGA